A window from Scheffersomyces stipitis CBS 6054 chromosome 7, complete sequence encodes these proteins:
- a CDS encoding predicted protein (go_function hydrolase activity), with protein RDLEWKDVNFLHTTDTHGWYSGHLNQKTYNANWGDFVSFVTRMREKAKANGQDLLLVDSGDRHDGNGLSDITTPNGIKSTPIFIKQEYDILTTGNHELYVWENSKMEYEVIAKHFPENYVSSNVEFKLENGTFVPFGKRYRYFTTPNRNLRVLAFGFLFDFNRYNDGTRVIPIQEIVDQSHWFNETLHAHPAGEVDIIVVVAHVPVQREWPELFYLHNHLRKFYPDTLIQYFGGHSHIRDFTVFDNKSTGLQSGRYCETVGWNGVNTNVEAISNIRGRYSRSYIDFNVNSFLHHSKFDSKDDFDTQKGVEVTELIKKTRKSLNLNKPLGYVKENYFVDYVPLANHKNIFNLLSNKILPELIPESKNITTASERIIIINTGSIRYDLYKGSYTIDSMYIVSPFQNQWHKMTLPKSIAVQVATTLNAARKIDNRELAPPHQYLQSSDADVTKVSKRQQVFHYPVKVKLSKGYVTYDDFGSDGDDTPHKAVVNFPIPNVIESRQLDKRTGDDTSIDLVFYDFITPNILWALEQLNYTVSASSEFYSSKYLGLIMNDFFKEK; from the exons CGAGATTTAGAGTGGAAAGATGTCAACTTTCTTCACACGACAGACACCCACGGCTGGTACTCTGGGCACCTCAATCAAAAGACTTACAATGCCAATTGGGGCGATTTTGTATCATTTGTAACACGTATGCGTGAAAAAGCTAAGGCAAATGGCCAAGATTTGCTCTTGGTGGATAGTGGAGATCGCCATGATGGGAACGGCTTATCGGATATCACCACTCCCAACGGCATCAAGTCGACTCCAATATTCATCAAACAGGAGTATGATATCTTGACCACGGGTAATCACGAGTTGTATGTTTGGGAAAACCTGAAAATGGAGTATGAAGTGATTGCGAAACACTTTCCTGAAAATTACGTTTCGTCAAATGTcgagttcaagttggaaaatgGCACCTTCGTGCCATTTGGCAAGAGATACAGATACTTCACGACCCCTAATAGAAATCTTCGTGTTCTTGCGTTcggttttctttttgattttaACAGGTACAATGATGGAACCAGAGTGATTCCTATccaagaaattgtagacCAATCCCATTGGTTCAACGAAACATTGCATGCACATCCAGcaggagaagttgatatcATTGTGGTTGTTGCCCATGTGCCTGTTCAGCGTGAATGGCCGGAGTTGTTCTATCTCCATAATCACTTGCGTAAGTTCTACCCTGACACGCTCATTCAGTATTTCGGAGGCCACAGTCATATCAGAGACTTCACTGTGTTTGACAATAAATCTACTGGTTTGCAGAGTGGCAGGTACTGTGAAACTGTCGGCTGGAATGGTGTAAACACGAATGTTGAAGCAATTAGTAACATCCGTGGCAGATATCTGAGATCGTATATCGATTTCAAtgtcaattccttcttgcACCATTCCAAGTTCGATTCCAAAGACGACTTTGATACGCAGAAAGGAGTGGAAGTGACtgaattgatcaagaaaACGCGGAAAtcgttgaacttgaataAGCCTCTAGGCTACGTAAAAGAAAACTACTTTGTAGACTATGTTCCTCTAGCAAATCACAAGAATATTTTTAATCTCCTATCAAACAAGATATTGCCTGAATTGATTCCAGAGAGTAAGAATATCACTACTGCCAGTGAGagaatcatcatcatcaacacTGGATCCATAAGATATGATTTGTACAAAGGTTCCTACACAATAGACTCCATGTACATTGTGTCACCGTTCCAGAATCAGTGGCATAAGATGACTTTGCCGAAATCAATCGCAGTTCAAGTTGCAACAACTTTGAATGCAGCTAG aaaaatcGACAATAGAGAACTTGCTCCACCACACCAGTACTTACAATCATCTGATGCTGATGTAACAAAAGTTTCTAAAAGACAGCAAGTCTTCCATTACCCCGTA AAAGTCAAGTTGTCTAAGGGGTATGTTACCTACGACGACTTTGGTCTGGATGGAGACGATACGCCACACAAAGCTGTGGTTAACTTCCCTATTCCAAATGTTATTGAGTCCCGGCAGTTGGACAAGCGTACTGGTGATGACACCTCTATTGATTTGGTATTCTACGACTTCATTACGCCCAATATTTTGTGGGCTCTAGAGCAATTGAATTATACTGTCCTGGCTAGCTCCGAATTCTACTCCAGTAAGTATTTGGGACTCATAATGAATGACTTTTTCAAGGAGAAATAG
- a CDS encoding predicted protein encodes MSQIQQDPKPFLKKFLSSLDIQFNSPTSSTQFANVDQYATSFGKNLKRSSAVIVDGTPLIPTGTDDARLEFQKKWIQVPLTMHQLNSYDCHLIPGTGVFVINLSVKVKFDESGRSKLGESADLVHDSTGSRNTRPIWGSWFGVNINMVVDETVINNGDGEVISSFDYRFTYKPDDSVIRI; translated from the exons ATGTCACAGATACAGCAGGATCCAA AGCCGtttctcaagaagttcttgagcTCGTTGGATATCCAGTTCAACTCGCCTACTTCTTCCACACAATTCGCCAATGTCGACCAGTATGCCACTCTGTTTGGCAAGAATCTCAAGCGCTCTTCAGCCGTCATAGTCGATGGAACGCCGTTGATTCCCACGGGTACTGATGATGCTAGACTcgagttccagaagaaatggatcCAGGTGCCCTTAACTATGCATCAGTTGAACAGCTATGACTGCCATTTGATACCCGGAACAGGTGTCTTTGTTATCAATCTCAGTGTTAAAGTCAAATTCGATGAAAGCGGCAGAAGCAAATTGGGCGAATCAGCAGACTTAGTACACGATTCGACTGGCTCCAGAAACACCAGACCTATTTGGGGGTCTTGGTTTGGAGTGAATATCAACATGGTAGTCGACGAGACTGTGATAAATAACGGAGATGGCGAAGTTATCAGTAGCTTCGACTACCGTTTCACTTACAAGCCCGACGACAGTGTCATCAGAATATGA
- the ASH1 gene encoding GATA-type transcription factor (asymetrically localized transcriptional regulator that controls filamentous growth~go_component nucleus~go_function transcription factor activity~go_process regulation of transcription, DNA-dependent), whose amino-acid sequence MSLVQSPAMFNNHHHNASYQQGHLRSRSYNEMLTSFNASHSDLVKQSTEGLAFYDQKRSRTAPPSPPYEINNKFGPGSALSVSSSSTDKLITSNVIRPNPNLRSRSLSPSKKLPSISAALQSTKSSSIRLKPVITPPTVSLDYFDTYKPNDENWRYELLDTINKDSKYFHLNQYNYLNKYATSAKYQSQSQQHSINSISSKIANQRPSLPSVSSICHEKKINFPFESNYTYLNKTYMNDVEKYPEYLELAQSLIQLSQPPVTPPTSYSPNSSAAPPPTRLPIVKPSQYSHQTYTEAPVPVVYHQSGTITPPASRLPSIQANNHSPELVTLHHAPVQVQPLATPAAQQSHKFIPITPPSSKSKSRTELLKSPPKHHYNHHSPRVCISCGSDQSPCWRPSWSIKEGQLCNSCGLRYKKTSARCLNNNCKKIPAKGEWSLMQSKGKTMFDDGHDGYSCLECGWRVEIKT is encoded by the exons ATGAGTTTAGTGCAACTGCCAGCGATGTTCAACAATCACCACCATAACGCCTCGTACCAACAGGGCCACCTCCGGTCCCGCTCCTATAACGAGATGTTGACGCTGTTCAACGC atcGCATTCCGATCTTGTCAAACAGCTGACGGAAGGGCTTGCTTTTTATGACCAGAAACGGTCTAGAACAGCCCCTCCTTCTCCCCCCTAcgaaatcaacaataagTTCGGTCCTGGATCCGCACTCTCTGTATCCAGTTCCTCAACTGATAAGCTCATCACCAGTAATGTTATCAGACCCAACCCCAACCTCCGCTCACGTTCCTTGCTGCcctccaagaa GCTTCCCAGCATTTCTGCAGCATTGCAATCGACCAAGTCCTCCTCGATTCGATTGAAACCCGTCATCACTCCTCCCACTGTGTCTCTCGATTACTTTGACACCTACAAACCCAACGACGAAAACTGGAGATACGAATTGCTCGACACCATTAACAAGGATTCAAAATATTTCCACTTGAACCAATACAACTACTTGAATAAATACGCCACTTCAGCCAAATACCAGCTGCAACTGCAACAGCATTCCATTAACTC GATCAGCTCTAAGATCGCTAACCAACGTCCATCTCTTCCCAGTGTCAGCTCTATCTGCCacgaaaaaaaaatcaaCTTCCCTTTCGAATCCAACTACACTTACTTGAACAAAACCTACATGAACGACGTCGAAAAGTATCCCGAATACTTGGAATTGGCCCAGTCTTTGATCCAGTTGTCGCAGCCAC CTGTTACACCTCCAACATCGTACTCGCCAAACTCTTCTGCTGCACCTCCTCCAACCCGCTTGCCAATAGTCAAACCACTGCAATATTCCCATCAAACCTACACGGAAGCACCTGTACCTGTAGTATATCATCAAAGCGGAACAATAACTCCTCCAGCATCTAGATTGCCTAGCATCCAAGccaacaa CCATTCGCCTGAATTGGTTACTTTGCACCATGCTCCTGTCCAAGTCCAACCTCTTGCCACCCCTGCTGCTCAGCAGAGTCACAAATTCATCCCCATCACCCCACCatcttccaagtccaagtcgaGAActgagttgttgaagtctcCACCCAAACATCATTACAACCACCACAGCCCCAGAGTATGTATTTCTTGTGGATCGGATCAATCGCCATGCTGGAGACCTTCATGGTCGATCAAGGAAGGACAATTGTGTAACTCTTGTGGACTCAGGTACAAGAAGACATCTGCCAGATGTCTCAATAACAACTGTAAGAAGATCCCAGCCAAAGGCGAGTGGTCGCTTATGCAAAGCAAAGGCAAGACCATGTTTGATGATGGCCACGACGGCTACAGCTGCTTAGAGTGTGGCTGGAGAGTCGAAATCAAGACTTAA
- a CDS encoding predicted protein: protein MSDTNIDITIKSSGDTKYELSVSPSLTVYDLKELIADKADIPADRQRLIYSGKVLKDTETIASYKVQTGHTIHMVRSAARATGAPSASNATGTSGNTTSASATPSGSTNITGNSAAGTGVPSNIAAGQGSFNPLADLTGARYAGYAQLPSASMFGPDGGMNAMPDPDQLASMMNDPMVQQQLNAMLSNPQMIDYMINQNPQLRAMGPQARQMLQSPMFRQMMTNPEMMRMMMSMGPGAGQGASAFPAPGANPNVADTSTDSTASAADTPTTNATANNANAAAAANPFTSLFPGGVPPVDPFALFGGGAPAPVDNRPPEERYESQLRQLNDMGFFDFDRNVEALRRTGGSVQGAIEYLLSNN, encoded by the exons atgtCTGATACTAACATCGATATCACTATCAAGCTGTCTGGAGACACGAAGTACGAGTTGCTGGTGTCGCCTCTGCTCACTGTATATGATTTGAAGGAGCTTATCGCAGATAAAGCCGACATCCCTGCGGACAGACAGAGACTCATTTATTCTGGAAAGGTGTTGAAGGATACTGAAACTATTGCTTCGTACAAGGTTCAGACTGGACATACTATTCATATGGTGAGATCTGCTGCACGAGCCACCGGAGCTCCAAGTGCTTCTAATGCTACTGGTACCTCCGGAAATACAACTTCTGCAAGTGCTactccttctggaagtACTAATATTACCGGCAATTCTGCAGCTGGAACCGGAGTCCCTTCCAATATCGCTGCTGGACAAGGACTGTTTAACCCTCTTGCGGACTTAACGGGAGCGCGTTATGCTGGCTATGCTCAACTTCCCCTGGCTTCTATGTTTGGCCCAGATGGAGGTATGAATGCCATGCCGGATCCGGATCAGTTGGCTCTGATGATGAACGATCCTATGGTCCAACAGCAGCTCAATGCCATGTTGCTGAATCCACAAATGATCGACTACATGATCAACCAGAACCCGCAATTGCGTGCTATGGGCCCTCAAGCTAGACAGATGTTACAGTCCCCTATGTTCAGACAAATGATGACGAATCCGGAAATGATGCGCATGATGATGAGTATGG GTCCCGGTGCTGGACAAGGAGCTTCGGCATTTCCAGCTCCTGGGGCTAATCCCAACGTAGCTGATACTTCTACAGATTCTACTGCTAGTGCTGCTGATACTCCTACTACTAACGCTACTGCTAATAACGCTAACGCTGCCGCTGCTGCTAATCCGTTTACATCATTGTTTCCTGGTGGAGTACCTCCTGTCGATCCGTTTGCGTTGTTTGGAGGTGGTGCACCTGCTCCCGTCGATAACCGTCCTCCAGAGGAAAGATATGAGAGCCAGTTGAGGCAACTCAACGATATGGGCTTCTTCGACTTCGACCGCAACGTTGAAGCTCTCAGACGAACAGGTGGCAGTGTCCAGGGTGCTATCGAGTACTTGTTGTCGAACAACTAG
- a CDS encoding predicted protein yields MSITTTSTPVDFQLAKSIAIILEAKNIHCTEEFLFQLTDLTASYFHDIANTLRECTHLQRRQKPTISDVQLFLRLHDIHTTALIDQVQATKKSMTPKIKQQVEDVQKQTIAIRKALDSENADVDDDSPSLPFFSNESYQIAELVPREVEQPQYIPSYFPDLPPDYTYRNTPKYMKTVTDLKELRLKLVEESRLTEKSLYDLIEDEERVWRKNLEKEIQTMEDADSSDNNSIMSDTPPVDTNVFDIVAYAEKRRQILITRDEKLIAKRKLHENNIYIKAERVYSPYATEKRTAEVDTYFKGAIQDEFKSAIKAVRLAEASKKRKIEAILKGRANLQKKKEAENVQFDFQFNGMNQMSDEDSDEEN; encoded by the exons ATGTCTATAACGACAACGTCCACACCAGTGGATTTCCAATTGGCCAAGTCTATCGCCATCATACTAGAAGCCAAAAACATACATTGCACCGAGGAGTTTCTTTTCCAGCTAACAGATCTCACAGCCTCATACTTTCACGATATAGCGAATACTCTTCGCGAGTGTACTCATCTACAACGAAGACAAAAGCCAACAATCAGTGACGTGCAGCTCTTTCTCCGACTTCATGATATACATACTACAGCATTGATAGATCAGGTACAAGCTACCAAAAAGTCTATGACTccaaaaataaaacaacAAGTAGAAGATGTTCAAAAACAAACAATAGCCATACGAAAAGCTCttgattctgaaaatgCCGATGTAGACGACGATTCGCCTTCCTTGCCATTTTTTTCCAATGAAAGCTATCAGATCGCTGAGCTTGTACCTCGAGAAGTAGAGCAACCTCAGTATATACCATCTTATTTTCCAGATTTGCCTCCTGATTACACCTATAGAAACACCCCCAAGTACATGAAAACTGTTACTGATTTGAAAGAGTTGCGCTTAAAGTTGGTGGAAGAATCGAGATTGACAGAGAAATCTTTGTATGACTTGATAGAAGACGAGGAGAGAGTTTGGCGTAAGAatcttgagaaagaaatcCAGACTATGGAGGATGCTGACAGTAGCGACAATAACAGCATAATGAGCGACACACCA CCAGTTGATACTAATGTTTTTGATATTGTAGCCTATGCTGAGAAACGTAGACAGATTCTTATAACAAGAgatgagaagttgattgcaAAGCGAAAGCTCCATGAAAACAACATCTACATAAAAGCAGAAAGAGTATATTCTCCATATGCCACTGAGAAGCGGACCGCCGAAGTCGACACCTATTTCAAAGGAGCGATCCAGGATGAGTTCAAATCTGCGATTAAAGCAGTGCGTTTGGCTGAAGCAagcaaaaagagaaagataGAAGCCATTTTGAAGGGAAGAGCcaatcttcaaaagaagaaagaagcagagAATGTACAATTCGATTTCCAGTTTAATGGCATGAACCAGATGCTGGATGAAGATagcgatgaagaaaat
- a CDS encoding predicted protein, with amino-acid sequence NIRPYDLNNRVESEVALKVAARMAENEIVVEGYSEILTFRSLITYFYDAKDHVNIEMQLDGVGGGAVIAKADVHGERAIFLLFSFYHLIETEGVTNMTKPLGYEVLA; translated from the coding sequence AACATCAGACCCTACGACCTAAACAACCGGGTGGAATCGGAAGTAGCCTTGAAGGTCGCTGCCAGAATGGCTGAGAATGAGATTGTAGTTGAAGGCTACAGTGAAATTCTTACATTCAGGTCACTTATCACTTATTTCTACGACGCCAAAGACCATGTCAATATAGAAATGCAATTGGATGGTGTTGGAGGAGGTGCTGTCATAGCCAAGGCTGATGTCCACGGAGAAAGGGCTATTTTCCTTTTGTTCTCATTCTATCATTTGATTGAAACAGAAGGAGTTACCAACATGACCAAACCTTTGGGATACGAGGTTTTGGCTTGA